The proteins below are encoded in one region of Thunnus maccoyii chromosome 24, fThuMac1.1, whole genome shotgun sequence:
- the LOC121891849 gene encoding uncharacterized protein LOC121891849 produces the protein MSVRETSLLFRRTTQLHSLKLSNNTALRLFGWIRRGRVACLAVDELSLVPKTTQLSERVLLKVLSSLASVLRHWSVRRFDLTELSIFAQGLTSLLLHDGPLTIKLNEESLQQLLDLLHEIQDEDLTCSFFSKVGGDLTSCCLNWEVLQYLLQQSSAQTITVNLRKNCFLQERITRLLPFLDRIVFKRPSPSFVLTAIREIYEAQTCHMIPSLLRSLDHVINLTCRELDLVDCAALLFILQHSDRVKVNLQWTSIPTEEIESILFTLDKASQLSVDRKLLLRFIHCCAASDDQQGAASGLLRTLQHRLDLSCSSCVELTEKDQSEPLSLTFADCRAVSTILRHSSRNTQLDLRDCEVEDSSLDLLFPVLDRVRLGASKAVLLQLVSLVPGSSERDTVRRGESLCRALGGELDLSHTTLNQSACEGLARMLDFSDGLTELDLSHCQLTDQLLLTLITHLHKVQVLDLSHNKITDAATHRLLQLVSTNPSIEAVRLFNNNIVDRTPFKKDKQFEIW, from the exons ATGTCTGTCAGAGAAACCTCGCTCCTCTTTAGACGtacaacacaactacacagtCTGAA ACTGTCCAACAACACAGCCTTGAGACTGTTTGGATGGATAAGAAGAGGGAGAGTGGCCTGTCTGGCTGTTGATGAGCTTTCTCTCGTCCCTAAGACAACCCAACTATCAGAACGAGTTTTGTTGAAGGTTTTGAGTAGTTTGGCATCCGTGCTGAGACACTGGTCAGTCAGACGGTTCGACCTGACTGAGCTCAGCATCTTTGCTCAGGGTCTCACTTCACTGCTGCTTCACGATGGCCCTCTAACAATCAA ACTGAATGAAGAGAGTTTGCAGCAGCTACTGGACCTCCTCCATGAAATCCAGGATGAGGACTTGACCTGTTCCTTCTTCAGTAAGGTTGGTGGAGACCTGACCTCCTGCTGTCTGAACTGGGAGGTTCTTCAGTATCTGCTGCAGCAGTCGTCAGCTCAGACCATCACTGTGAACCTGAGGAAGAACTGCTTCTTACAGGAGAGAATCACACGTCTGCTTCCCTTTCTGGACAGGATTGTATTCAAAAG GCCCAGTCCCAGCTTTGTGTTGACTGCCATCAGAGAGATCTATGAAGCTCAAACCTGTCACATGATACCCAGTTTGCTGAGGTCATTGGATCATGTGATCAACCTGACCTGCAGAGAGCTGGACTTGGTGGactgtgctgctctgctcttcaTCCTTCAACACAGTGACAGAGTTAAAGTAAACCTGCAGTGGACCTCCATACCAACAGAGGAAATAGAGTCCATCCTCTTTACACTGGACAAAGCCTCTCAACTCAG TGTTGACAGGAAGCTGTTGCTGAGGTTCATCCACTGCTGTGCTGCCTCTGatgaccagcagggggcagcatcAGGCCTGCTCAGGACTCTACAGCACAGGCTGGATCTGTCCTGCTCCTCCTGTGTGGAGCTGACAGAGAAGGATCAGTCTGAGCCTCTGAGTCTGACCTTTGCTGACTGCAGGGCCGTCTCCACCATCCTGAGACACAGCAGCCGCAACACACAGTTGGACCTTAGAGACTGTGAGGTGGAAGACAGCAGTCTGGACCTGCTGTTTCCTGTCCTAGACAGAGTCCGTCTCGG AGCCAGTAAAGCTGTCCTCCTCCAGCTGGTATCCCTGGTTCCTGGGAGCAGTGAGAGGGACACAGTGAGACGAGGAGAGTCCCTGTGTAGAGCCCTGGGTGGAGAGCTGGACCTCAGTCACACCACACTGAATCAGAGTGCCTGTGAAGGTTTGGCCCGGATGCTGGACTTCTCTGACGGGCTGACAGAGCTGGACCTCAGTCACTGTCAGCTCACTGACCAGCTGCTGCTCACACTCATCACACATCTGCACAAAGTCCAAGTCCTGGA TCTGAGTCACAATAAGATCACAGATGCTGCGACACACAGGTTACTCCAGCTGGTCTCCACCAATCCTTCCATTGAAGCCGTGCG ACTCTTCAACAACAACATTGTGGACAGAACTCCCTTTAAGAAAGACAAGCAGTTTGAAATATGGTGA